A window from Lactiplantibacillus pentosus encodes these proteins:
- a CDS encoding PTS sugar transporter subunit IIB, protein MAKNILLICGSGASSGFMAANMRKAVKKEGLDYKIKARSEAELSDYADEIDALMVGPHLKAEFNAIKSRVPENVVVILMRPDYYAILDGQGAIAHLRAELGQ, encoded by the coding sequence ATGGCGAAAAATATTTTATTAATTTGTGGCTCCGGGGCTTCTTCCGGATTTATGGCCGCAAATATGCGTAAAGCAGTGAAAAAGGAAGGCTTGGATTACAAGATTAAAGCGCGCAGTGAAGCAGAGCTTAGTGACTACGCAGACGAAATTGATGCGCTAATGGTTGGCCCACATCTGAAGGCGGAGTTTAATGCGATTAAATCACGGGTACCCGAGAATGTCGTTGTGATTTTAATGCGGCCCGATTACTATGCCATTCTAGATGGCCAGGGCGCAATTGCACATTTACGTGCGGAACTCGGTCAATAA
- a CDS encoding GntR family transcriptional regulator — MAKYEILFKQLRMAILRGEYAPNDRLPSENAIAIKHGVSRITSKRALNELAAADLVYRVRGGGTFVKPHKSTTQRQILLVLPFPETTAFGDYQSGIKATLTGTTWQLKLMANEAFLQLDLTQLADQYAGIIYYPQNLATELPVLMTLSAQKMPLVVLDKTPAALAVPSVTSDNVAGGRIACEHLQNRGHQRIAFLPESPFWQTFTGTVSDRFLGYFNCLKLTANDTGLPLRWAQALQACTNPMQLHAYIQAQGITGLIAENDVVALRALQQLQQIDHGIGTSLALVGFDNLPAAARNHPALTTVVQDFGMIGAKAVEALLDQINNPKHCFDRQIVVSVKLMVRESTNTH, encoded by the coding sequence TTGGCTAAATACGAAATTTTATTTAAACAATTACGGATGGCCATCCTTCGCGGCGAATATGCGCCTAATGACCGCCTGCCAAGTGAAAACGCCATTGCCATCAAACATGGTGTGAGTCGAATCACCTCCAAGCGAGCGTTAAATGAATTAGCAGCCGCCGACTTGGTTTATCGCGTTCGAGGTGGCGGGACCTTCGTCAAACCACACAAAAGCACCACTCAGCGCCAAATTTTACTCGTACTACCTTTTCCTGAAACGACTGCCTTTGGCGACTACCAAAGTGGTATTAAGGCGACCCTGACCGGAACAACTTGGCAATTAAAATTAATGGCGAATGAAGCATTTCTTCAACTCGACTTGACGCAATTGGCTGATCAGTACGCAGGAATTATCTACTACCCTCAGAATCTCGCTACTGAATTACCGGTACTGATGACTTTATCGGCACAAAAAATGCCACTAGTCGTCCTGGATAAGACCCCCGCAGCACTCGCGGTTCCAAGTGTGACTAGTGACAATGTTGCTGGGGGCCGAATCGCTTGTGAACACCTTCAAAATCGAGGGCACCAGCGAATTGCGTTCTTACCTGAATCTCCATTCTGGCAGACTTTTACCGGCACTGTGAGTGATCGCTTTTTAGGCTATTTTAACTGCTTAAAATTGACCGCCAATGATACTGGGCTCCCCTTGCGATGGGCCCAAGCATTACAAGCTTGCACTAATCCCATGCAACTGCACGCCTATATTCAGGCACAAGGCATCACGGGACTCATTGCTGAGAATGATGTGGTGGCATTGCGCGCTCTACAGCAGTTGCAGCAAATCGATCATGGGATCGGGACATCACTGGCGCTAGTTGGTTTTGACAATCTGCCGGCAGCGGCCAGAAATCACCCGGCACTGACCACCGTGGTTCAAGACTTTGGGATGATTGGGGCCAAAGCTGTCGAAGCCTTACTCGACCAGATCAATAATCCCAAGCATTGTTTTGATCGCCAAATTGTCGTCAGCGTCAAACTCATGGTTCGCGAATCCACCAATACACATTAA
- a CDS encoding PTS lactose/cellobiose transporter subunit IIA: MNEEETRDEAAKSTMEIIINAGDARVFIAEALDNIGDADYDLARANMEKANDKLLIAHRLQTQKLQGEAEGDAVEYSVLFTHAQDTLMSIMSEYNLTQKIITIFEKRDQKAGRSK; this comes from the coding sequence ATGAACGAGGAAGAAACTAGAGACGAAGCTGCAAAGAGCACGATGGAAATCATCATCAACGCGGGCGATGCGCGTGTATTTATTGCTGAAGCGTTGGATAATATCGGTGATGCCGATTATGATTTAGCACGAGCCAATATGGAGAAGGCAAATGACAAATTACTCATTGCGCATCGCCTACAAACTCAAAAATTACAGGGTGAAGCTGAAGGTGACGCTGTCGAATACTCAGTTTTATTCACTCATGCCCAGGACACACTAATGAGCATTATGAGTGAGTATAACTTAACTCAAAAGATCATAACAATCTTTGAAAAGCGGGATCAAAAAGCAGGCCGTTCAAAATAG
- the rbsK gene encoding ribokinase has translation MNTVTVIGSINLDRTIRVKNMPKPGETIHTKEIFSAGGGKGANQAVAAQRSGAKTHFIGAVGDDDAGKTMLDLLTQEKINLAGITKMTKQSTGQAYVTVDDAGENQIMIHGGANMAFTPDDVAAHRDIIEASDFVVAQFESAVDSTVEAFKIAQAAGVKTILNPAPAMEKVPAELLAVTDMIVPNETETETLTGIAITDEASMMKASAALHELGISAVIITIGSKGAFYDINGRHGVIPAFKVEAVDTTSAGDTFIGAMSSVLDKDFSNLEDAIRYGNRASSIAVQRFGAQPSIPYKNEITAAEGK, from the coding sequence ATGAATACGGTAACCGTTATTGGGAGTATCAACTTAGACCGGACGATTCGGGTTAAAAATATGCCAAAACCTGGCGAAACGATTCACACGAAAGAAATCTTTTCTGCTGGTGGTGGTAAGGGTGCGAACCAAGCTGTCGCAGCCCAACGTTCTGGTGCGAAAACTCACTTTATTGGCGCAGTTGGTGATGATGATGCCGGTAAAACCATGCTGGACTTACTGACCCAAGAAAAAATCAACTTAGCAGGGATCACCAAGATGACGAAGCAGTCTACTGGGCAAGCGTACGTGACGGTCGATGACGCTGGTGAAAATCAGATCATGATTCACGGCGGTGCTAACATGGCGTTCACACCAGATGACGTTGCGGCTCACCGGGATATCATTGAAGCAAGTGATTTTGTTGTTGCTCAATTTGAAAGCGCTGTAGACAGCACGGTTGAAGCGTTCAAGATTGCGCAGGCGGCCGGTGTCAAAACAATTTTGAACCCCGCACCAGCGATGGAAAAAGTACCCGCTGAATTGCTGGCAGTTACGGATATGATTGTTCCGAATGAGACTGAAACTGAAACGTTGACTGGTATTGCGATTACGGATGAAGCCAGCATGATGAAGGCCTCAGCTGCTTTGCATGAATTAGGCATTTCGGCAGTCATTATTACAATCGGTAGTAAGGGTGCTTTCTATGATATCAACGGCCGGCACGGCGTTATTCCAGCGTTCAAGGTTGAAGCCGTTGATACGACCTCAGCTGGTGACACCTTCATTGGTGCGATGAGTAGTGTATTAGACAAAGATTTCAGTAATCTAGAAGATGCCATTCGTTATGGTAACCGGGCCTCATCGATTGCCGTACAACGGTTTGGCGCACAACCATCGATTCCTTATAAAAACGAAATTACAGCCGCGGAGGGTAAATAA
- a CDS encoding PTS sugar transporter subunit IIC, with protein sequence MNKFMDFLNNKFAPKAQIVGNNQWIVTLKKSVLEVLPFILVGSIVSLLNIPGNFWKWWPNFTPISNFTFGLLSIFIAFLVPFNYLTDKKLNKQRMIAGLTSVALFMMLLNPTFTPSGTVISFQFSEFGAGGMFVAISVAIFVSVVLEVFGRFSFFGEDSVIPDFVTAWFDSMLPIGVIIAIGWILVDVCHFNMYHMIQAVFSPLANGVETIYGFTLILFIYCFIYSMGISGWVLAPIMQPLMLGGIAANTAAIAAGKSATHVFTSEVIYSGWTWIGGIGCTMPLVLMMLFLAKSQRLKALSKASVVPSLFNINEPVVFGIIVWNPYLMIPLWINGIVIPIMTWIGLKAGLATIPKALMQLWYIPFPVSTWLVSPSVGAIILVVLIFIVSWVIWFPFFKVYDGQIAKEEAANG encoded by the coding sequence ATGAATAAGTTTATGGATTTTCTCAATAATAAATTTGCACCCAAAGCGCAAATTGTTGGGAATAATCAGTGGATTGTCACATTGAAGAAGTCAGTTCTAGAGGTTTTACCCTTTATTTTAGTGGGTTCGATCGTTAGTTTACTTAATATTCCAGGCAATTTTTGGAAATGGTGGCCGAATTTTACGCCGATTAGCAATTTTACATTCGGATTATTATCAATCTTTATTGCATTTTTGGTGCCGTTTAACTATCTCACCGACAAAAAGTTGAACAAGCAACGGATGATTGCTGGTTTGACGTCAGTGGCACTATTTATGATGTTACTAAATCCGACGTTTACCCCATCAGGCACGGTAATTTCCTTTCAATTCAGCGAATTTGGTGCTGGAGGGATGTTTGTCGCGATTAGTGTCGCAATCTTTGTCAGTGTTGTTTTAGAAGTGTTTGGGCGCTTTTCATTTTTCGGTGAAGATAGCGTCATACCGGATTTTGTAACGGCGTGGTTTGATTCGATGTTACCGATCGGCGTGATTATTGCGATTGGCTGGATCTTAGTTGATGTTTGTCACTTCAACATGTATCACATGATCCAAGCAGTATTCTCACCACTAGCAAATGGCGTTGAGACGATTTATGGTTTTACGTTAATTCTATTTATCTATTGTTTTATTTATTCCATGGGGATCTCGGGGTGGGTGCTTGCGCCGATTATGCAACCATTGATGCTTGGTGGTATTGCTGCTAATACAGCTGCGATTGCTGCCGGTAAATCTGCAACGCATGTTTTCACAAGTGAAGTAATTTATAGCGGCTGGACTTGGATCGGTGGTATTGGCTGTACAATGCCGCTCGTGTTAATGATGCTGTTTTTAGCAAAGTCGCAACGACTAAAAGCACTGAGTAAGGCCAGCGTTGTCCCATCACTGTTCAATATTAATGAACCCGTCGTTTTCGGGATTATTGTGTGGAATCCATACTTGATGATCCCGCTATGGATTAATGGAATCGTCATTCCAATCATGACTTGGATCGGATTGAAGGCCGGATTAGCGACGATACCTAAAGCGTTGATGCAGCTCTGGTACATTCCATTTCCAGTCTCAACGTGGTTAGTTAGCCCGTCCGTGGGAGCGATCATCCTAGTCGTTCTTATTTTTATCGTTTCTTGGGTTATTTGGTTCCCATTCTTCAAAGTTTACGATGGGCAGATTGCTAAAGAAGAAGCGGCGAACGGCTAA
- a CDS encoding ABC transporter ATP-binding protein has product MNPYQWVWQYARRSQLQIILASILIIINAIGVVAVPLLGGMLVDLVINQRHLKLLLPLLAAMIGITLIRTLMRYCYIILWERVGQNSLFAIRHDLFTKLQSLDDPFFKSVSNGDIMARLTGDTDAIRHFLCWVTYNADECILWFLTAVVVMGWINWQLMLALIILTPFIGWLTTRMSNEAHAVFFNIRQSFARLNAMVEENISGNRIVRAFAREDYEINKFEQLNHDYKNKNMASAAVSRRYLPALDFLASLLTVIVLLLGSFFVINHQMTLGELVSFNGFLWMLNQPMRMSGWLINDIQRFSAATIKIRAMLAAQPQITTEEVPSVGKIQGTVEFQHVDFAFPDDPKNNILTDITFKVTPGQTLGILGETGSGKTTLMNLIARFYDPTSGRVLIDGQDVRQWSAQTLRDQITIVTQDLFLFSDSITDNINYGNHEATLPFIHQMANIADADNFINQMPEGYDTVVGERGVGLSGGQKQRISLARALVKDPQVLILDDTTSALDMETEATIQQRLQSVTQNKTVFIIASRISSLRHADQIIVLRHGKIVEQGTHDTLLEQAGYYAETYQRQLGLLETAKGGEDHG; this is encoded by the coding sequence ATGAATCCATATCAATGGGTCTGGCAATATGCACGTCGAAGTCAACTGCAAATCATCCTTGCCAGTATCCTGATCATCATCAATGCAATTGGCGTCGTGGCAGTCCCATTATTAGGCGGAATGCTTGTCGATCTCGTCATTAATCAGCGCCATCTGAAGCTATTATTACCATTACTGGCCGCGATGATTGGCATTACTTTAATCCGAACACTGATGCGCTATTGTTATATCATTTTGTGGGAACGCGTCGGCCAAAACTCACTGTTTGCGATCCGACATGACTTATTTACGAAATTGCAATCATTAGATGATCCATTCTTTAAGTCAGTCAGCAACGGCGACATCATGGCACGTCTAACCGGTGATACGGATGCGATCCGCCATTTCTTATGCTGGGTCACTTATAACGCTGACGAATGTATTCTGTGGTTTCTGACCGCTGTTGTCGTGATGGGCTGGATCAATTGGCAACTCATGCTCGCCTTAATTATCCTGACACCGTTCATCGGCTGGCTAACTACCAGGATGAGCAATGAAGCACACGCCGTCTTCTTTAATATCCGTCAGAGTTTTGCACGTTTAAACGCCATGGTAGAAGAGAATATTTCCGGCAACCGAATCGTACGTGCATTTGCCCGTGAAGACTACGAAATTAACAAGTTTGAACAGCTTAATCACGATTACAAAAATAAAAATATGGCTTCAGCGGCAGTTTCAAGACGTTACCTACCCGCACTAGACTTTTTAGCATCCTTGTTAACCGTGATTGTTTTGCTACTAGGTAGTTTCTTCGTTATCAACCATCAGATGACGCTAGGGGAACTGGTCTCCTTTAATGGTTTCTTGTGGATGCTCAATCAGCCCATGCGGATGAGTGGCTGGCTAATCAACGATATTCAGCGTTTCTCTGCCGCAACAATTAAAATTCGCGCCATGTTAGCTGCTCAGCCACAAATCACCACTGAAGAAGTCCCATCCGTCGGCAAGATCCAAGGTACGGTCGAATTCCAGCACGTTGATTTTGCTTTTCCAGATGACCCTAAAAATAATATTTTGACGGACATCACCTTCAAAGTGACCCCTGGACAAACCTTGGGAATTTTAGGTGAAACGGGATCAGGAAAGACAACGCTGATGAATTTAATTGCTCGTTTTTATGATCCCACAAGTGGGCGGGTCCTTATTGATGGCCAGGATGTTCGCCAATGGTCGGCACAAACTTTACGTGATCAAATTACGATTGTGACGCAGGATCTCTTTCTGTTCTCGGACTCGATCACTGATAATATTAACTATGGTAATCACGAGGCCACACTTCCCTTCATCCATCAAATGGCCAATATTGCAGATGCTGATAATTTTATCAATCAGATGCCAGAAGGCTATGATACCGTGGTTGGTGAGCGTGGCGTGGGCCTCTCGGGTGGTCAAAAACAACGAATTTCTCTTGCTCGAGCATTGGTTAAAGATCCGCAAGTCCTAATCTTGGACGATACCACCAGTGCGCTTGACATGGAGACCGAAGCGACCATCCAGCAACGGCTCCAATCGGTGACTCAAAATAAGACGGTCTTCATCATTGCTTCACGCATCTCATCATTACGCCATGCCGATCAAATTATCGTCCTGCGTCATGGGAAGATTGTGGAGCAGGGTACACATGACACGTTACTCGAACAAGCCGGATATTACGCCGAAACCTACCAACGACAACTTGGACTGCTTGAAACTGCTAAGGGAGGTGAGGACCATGGCTAA
- a CDS encoding PucR family transcriptional regulator, with amino-acid sequence MNTQQLLKIYPQATVSPLPSMAKNVVCITINNGKYVCIDTTNLNQRELSLLELLTQTKPQPTVEDNWSEFLMGQRTTAPHTIAKSLQLLHFRVRFTDQHTNRSQWLHALADTFEHVLHQAFTTSNTGYLILAEPQTDTKNDLTSLLALIDNDFYTNTHLFIGSIHTDSHDLPAAFTLEQQLFTRNQQDTIVTLSASLLPFLAKQHRPELEVLCRNLCLDTDTQQLISALYHTQGNVRQAASQLFIHRNTLLYRIEKFERCSGLNLKNMDDLVYCYLLTLAN; translated from the coding sequence ATGAATACACAGCAATTACTCAAAATTTATCCGCAAGCAACCGTTTCTCCCCTCCCATCAATGGCAAAAAATGTGGTCTGCATTACTATTAATAACGGTAAATATGTCTGTATTGATACGACTAACCTAAATCAACGTGAACTGTCATTGCTAGAATTATTGACACAAACTAAACCGCAGCCAACTGTTGAAGATAATTGGTCAGAATTTTTAATGGGCCAGCGTACTACGGCTCCTCACACGATAGCCAAAAGCCTGCAACTCTTACATTTTCGTGTCCGCTTTACCGATCAACATACGAACCGGTCTCAGTGGCTACACGCCTTAGCCGATACATTCGAGCATGTGCTACATCAGGCCTTTACAACCTCTAATACGGGTTATCTTATCCTTGCTGAGCCCCAGACGGATACCAAAAATGACCTAACCAGCTTACTTGCGCTAATTGACAACGATTTTTATACCAATACCCATCTGTTTATTGGTAGTATCCATACGGACAGTCATGATTTACCAGCCGCATTTACACTAGAACAACAGTTATTTACACGTAATCAACAAGACACCATTGTGACGTTAAGCGCCAGTTTATTGCCATTCTTAGCCAAGCAGCATCGCCCGGAACTTGAAGTTTTATGTCGTAATTTATGTTTAGATACCGATACTCAGCAGTTGATCAGTGCACTCTATCATACCCAAGGCAATGTCCGTCAAGCGGCTAGCCAATTATTTATCCACCGTAACACCCTGCTTTACCGCATCGAAAAATTCGAACGGTGCAGCGGTCTTAACCTTAAAAACATGGACGATCTGGTTTATTGTTACTTACTCACGCTTGCAAACTAA
- a CDS encoding phosphatase PAP2 family protein encodes MQNYHVVKKVGVILNTDTRNKLLVVSSLVCVVLLVIATFFDLQISNAVINYNSIFGTVFQTVGESPIHIVFFLSGQIGIAYACRHLRDKVFAVFLFVGSVSLSVWQMKQFLNVVLSYTFSAINNVHKHRPIGLANSDGMAGTGSLAMSFLICLVVYLIFTAILQYYWLHKQSDQQLARYLLVAVFASLTVWFAEEVNATLKNDWGRFRPYELNASQTNFTSWLHPNGINGHKSFPSGHTMAGISCVIFSWFATKQRTREILWVFGVVWGILVGISRIVIGAHFLSDVTFSFFLTAAIIYIMRALYQELVSDSLKL; translated from the coding sequence ATGCAAAACTATCATGTTGTTAAGAAAGTAGGTGTGATTTTGAATACAGATACAAGAAATAAGCTGTTGGTTGTCTCAAGCCTCGTTTGTGTCGTGTTATTAGTGATTGCGACCTTTTTTGATTTGCAAATCAGCAATGCAGTTATTAATTACAACAGTATTTTTGGAACCGTATTTCAAACGGTTGGTGAGTCTCCAATTCACATTGTCTTCTTTTTGAGTGGTCAAATCGGGATAGCCTACGCCTGTCGACATTTGAGAGATAAAGTTTTTGCCGTATTTTTATTCGTCGGTAGTGTCTCGCTGTCAGTGTGGCAGATGAAACAATTTTTAAACGTGGTGCTAAGCTATACATTTTCAGCGATTAATAACGTTCATAAACATCGGCCAATTGGTCTAGCTAATAGTGACGGAATGGCTGGGACGGGTTCACTGGCGATGTCATTTCTAATATGCTTGGTTGTCTACCTTATCTTTACAGCGATTCTTCAATATTATTGGTTACATAAACAAAGTGATCAACAATTAGCGCGTTACTTACTAGTTGCAGTGTTTGCATCGCTAACAGTATGGTTTGCTGAAGAGGTCAATGCAACGTTGAAAAATGACTGGGGTCGATTCCGACCTTATGAATTGAACGCGTCACAGACGAATTTTACATCGTGGCTTCATCCTAATGGCATTAATGGTCATAAGTCTTTCCCATCAGGTCATACGATGGCGGGAATTTCATGTGTGATTTTTTCTTGGTTCGCAACTAAGCAACGAACACGTGAAATATTGTGGGTCTTTGGTGTGGTATGGGGTATCTTAGTTGGGATCAGCCGAATCGTTATTGGAGCGCACTTCTTGTCTGACGTGACGTTCTCCTTCTTCTTAACTGCAGCAATCATTTATATCATGCGTGCACTTTATCAAGAACTAGTTAGTGATTCGCTAAAACTTTAA
- a CDS encoding ABC transporter ATP-binding protein — protein sequence MAKRNTYNEDESLTTHFNWHDYARLGHYLRPYRWRLLLVLFTIVIGNIAVVLGPFLMKVAIDTAIPNRDMALIWTLSGIFLASLCIAFACFRYRIWAITEIGQNLLIDMRTDLFTHLQELPFAYFDSRPHGKILIRVVNYINTLSDLLANGLVNLISDIISVIVTLIFMFTISWRLTFDSLALIPILILWAYVIQKKQRRAFRQLSNKQSNLNAYIHESIAGIKVTQGFAQEQSAIQHFDQVADDNRDAYMQAVKIQYALSPGVQNISTMTTALIYFIGIQQLGVVVSTGTLIAFIGYINNFWNPVINIGNFYNDLITATAYLERIFETMDERPQIQDAPDAFALPPIKGDVRFNNVSFRYDGEGPLTLSDVSFHAQAGETIALVGPTGAGKTTIINLLSRFYNVTAGTITIDNINLQQVTLDSLRQQMGVMQQDTFLFSGTIMDNIRYGRLDATDDEVQRAAKIAHADDFIRSLPSGYQSMIQEHGDSLSAGQRQLLAFARVLLADPRILILDEATAAIDTKTEALLQAGLNELLKGRTSFIVAHRLSTIQHADQILVVNHGQIVEAGRHEQLMAQHGEYYQLYESQYQMLQAQD from the coding sequence ATGGCTAAACGCAATACGTATAACGAAGATGAATCCTTGACCACTCACTTCAACTGGCACGATTACGCCCGATTAGGTCACTATTTGCGTCCCTATCGTTGGCGATTACTCTTAGTGCTATTCACCATTGTCATCGGTAATATCGCAGTTGTCTTAGGGCCATTCTTGATGAAGGTCGCGATTGATACCGCAATTCCGAACCGTGATATGGCACTAATCTGGACACTTAGCGGCATCTTCTTAGCCAGCCTGTGCATTGCCTTTGCTTGCTTTCGCTACCGTATTTGGGCAATCACTGAAATCGGACAGAATTTGTTGATCGATATGCGAACGGATTTATTCACACATCTTCAAGAATTACCGTTTGCTTACTTTGACTCCCGGCCACACGGTAAAATTCTGATTCGAGTCGTTAACTACATCAACACGTTGAGTGACCTATTAGCCAATGGATTAGTGAATCTGATTTCAGACATTATTTCAGTCATCGTTACGCTGATATTTATGTTCACGATTAGCTGGCGGCTGACGTTTGATAGTCTGGCACTCATTCCAATACTCATCTTGTGGGCTTACGTGATTCAGAAGAAACAACGCCGGGCTTTTCGCCAATTAAGTAATAAGCAATCTAACCTTAATGCCTATATTCACGAGAGCATTGCCGGAATCAAGGTCACCCAAGGATTTGCCCAAGAACAGTCTGCGATTCAGCACTTTGATCAGGTGGCTGATGATAATCGTGACGCGTACATGCAGGCGGTTAAGATTCAATATGCTTTGAGCCCCGGCGTTCAAAATATCTCCACCATGACAACGGCCTTAATCTATTTCATCGGAATTCAACAGTTAGGCGTTGTTGTTAGTACCGGGACATTAATCGCGTTTATCGGTTATATTAATAATTTTTGGAATCCAGTTATTAATATCGGTAATTTCTACAACGACTTGATTACCGCCACCGCCTATCTTGAGCGTATCTTTGAAACGATGGATGAGCGCCCCCAAATTCAAGATGCGCCGGATGCTTTTGCACTACCACCGATTAAGGGCGACGTTCGCTTCAATAACGTCTCATTTCGCTACGATGGCGAGGGTCCTCTGACTTTAAGTGATGTCTCGTTTCACGCACAAGCCGGTGAAACGATTGCCTTGGTTGGTCCCACTGGAGCTGGTAAGACAACCATCATCAACTTACTCTCGCGGTTTTACAACGTCACCGCTGGAACGATCACCATCGACAATATCAACTTGCAACAAGTCACGTTAGATTCGCTACGACAACAGATGGGCGTCATGCAACAGGATACTTTCCTGTTCTCAGGGACCATCATGGACAATATTCGTTATGGTCGCTTGGATGCAACGGACGACGAGGTTCAACGAGCTGCTAAAATCGCGCATGCGGATGACTTTATTCGGTCGCTCCCGTCCGGCTACCAAAGTATGATTCAAGAACATGGTGATAGCCTGTCTGCCGGCCAACGGCAACTGCTTGCTTTTGCACGTGTCCTATTAGCGGATCCACGTATTCTCATCTTAGATGAAGCGACTGCCGCTATCGATACGAAGACTGAAGCACTCCTTCAAGCTGGCCTTAACGAACTGCTAAAGGGACGAACCAGCTTCATTGTTGCCCACCGACTATCTACGATTCAACATGCAGATCAAATCTTAGTCGTTAACCACGGTCAAATCGTTGAGGCCGGACGACATGAACAGTTAATGGCACAACACGGCGAATATTATCAATTGTACGAATCACAATACCAAATGCTACAAGCGCAAGACTAA
- the rbsU gene encoding ribose/proton symporter RbsU translates to MNTTALLIGLGPLLGWGLYPTIASKIGGRPVNQILGSTVGTLIFALIYAWSQGIAFPSGMNLWFSILSGIGWASAQIVTFKVFTMVGSSRAMPITTAFQLLGASLWGVFALGDWPGSMDKVLGGLALVGIIIGAYLTVWSEHKDAGNSRTLRQAVIWLAVGEIGYWAYSAAPQATSIGGEEAFVPQAIGMVIVSVVYALFLASRGEKLALVEGVSYTHIISGFFFAFAALTYLISAQPDMNGLATGFILSQTSVVLATLTGIWFLGQKKTTKEMWVTIGGLVLIIAAAAVTVMI, encoded by the coding sequence ATGAATACTACCGCTTTACTAATTGGCTTAGGACCGTTGCTTGGTTGGGGGCTGTACCCCACGATTGCTTCCAAGATCGGTGGCCGGCCTGTTAACCAGATTTTAGGTTCGACTGTTGGGACGCTGATCTTCGCGCTGATCTATGCATGGTCTCAAGGGATTGCCTTTCCAAGTGGCATGAATCTCTGGTTCTCGATTTTGTCAGGGATTGGCTGGGCCAGTGCCCAAATCGTGACGTTCAAAGTCTTCACGATGGTTGGCTCTTCACGAGCAATGCCGATTACCACGGCCTTTCAACTATTAGGAGCCTCACTCTGGGGCGTCTTTGCACTTGGCGACTGGCCAGGCTCGATGGATAAAGTCCTTGGTGGCTTAGCATTAGTCGGAATCATTATCGGGGCTTACTTAACCGTGTGGTCCGAACATAAGGATGCTGGTAATTCCCGGACATTACGTCAAGCCGTTATCTGGTTGGCAGTCGGTGAAATCGGCTACTGGGCCTACTCAGCTGCACCCCAAGCAACTAGTATCGGTGGTGAAGAAGCGTTCGTTCCGCAAGCAATTGGGATGGTAATTGTCTCCGTTGTTTACGCACTGTTCTTAGCTTCTCGCGGTGAAAAGTTAGCCCTTGTCGAAGGCGTCTCATACACGCACATCATTTCTGGTTTCTTCTTCGCATTTGCTGCATTGACTTACTTGATCTCTGCACAACCAGATATGAACGGGTTAGCCACTGGCTTCATTCTTTCTCAAACCTCCGTTGTCTTAGCGACACTGACTGGGATTTGGTTCCTTGGTCAGAAGAAGACCACCAAAGAAATGTGGGTTACAATTGGTGGATTAGTGCTGATCATTGCGGCGGCTGCGGTTACGGTGATGATTTAG
- the rbsD gene encoding D-ribose pyranase, whose translation MKKTKVINSDLSRVIATMGHFDKLSIGDAGMPVPSTTEKIDLAVDNGIPSFMQVLNNVLEELEVQRIFLAEEIKVQNPKMLTAIKKRLPDTPITFIPHEEMKKDLADCKAFVRTGEMTPYSNILLESGVTF comes from the coding sequence ATGAAAAAGACTAAAGTTATTAATTCAGATTTGTCACGAGTTATCGCAACCATGGGTCATTTTGATAAGTTAAGCATTGGTGATGCTGGGATGCCAGTACCAAGCACGACTGAAAAGATTGATTTGGCCGTTGATAACGGTATTCCAAGCTTCATGCAAGTATTGAATAATGTCTTGGAAGAACTAGAAGTTCAACGAATCTTCTTGGCAGAAGAAATCAAAGTTCAAAATCCTAAGATGTTGACGGCAATCAAGAAGCGCTTGCCAGACACGCCAATCACCTTTATTCCTCATGAAGAAATGAAGAAGGACTTAGCGGACTGCAAGGCATTCGTACGGACTGGTGAAATGACACCATATTCAAACATCTTATTGGAAAGTGGCGTTACTTTTTAG